In Hamadaea flava, a genomic segment contains:
- a CDS encoding DUF2399 domain-containing protein, which produces MIENVGVCEWCASDCANVDFSPLRSAQLDWFWRQLAAAGDRRGDRQLTSGTATITAPASPAERAAALGLLGGRVPRSGQSVRVDLADLTERIRSHDPVVTPGMIAAHVVERSLGERVRQTAQRRNSLEQLRLRFTAVFQTLPETSPVEPDADQIWAVLQRTGWTARMLAASDPANLVRQAVDVIARLPAEGSRLDRRLLAESVTRNPHALDAGTLPGLVLAVMAAAGTIPTGLAPRAAWTALGVDYDDLTGGLLAFGIQPLGWVLPADAVVTLPPRELVNRSWPHPPPDGGCVFVTENPSIVGAAADLVAASPQSSKPIRLLCTVGTPSASEIDAIGRLAAQGWQIAVRADFDPAGLRHVASLLRGVPTARPWRMGARDYLDCLAGLSNADRVRLPEQAVLETPWDAELGRVMGEQKAVAYEEGLIEALLADLTADRNGPKRLRAS; this is translated from the coding sequence ATGATCGAAAACGTCGGCGTGTGCGAATGGTGCGCTTCTGACTGCGCCAATGTCGACTTCAGCCCACTACGCTCGGCACAACTGGACTGGTTCTGGCGCCAGCTCGCGGCTGCCGGCGATCGACGCGGCGACCGGCAACTCACCAGCGGGACCGCGACCATCACCGCTCCTGCCAGCCCAGCCGAACGTGCCGCGGCACTAGGACTCCTCGGCGGACGCGTCCCGCGCAGCGGCCAGAGTGTGCGTGTTGACCTCGCCGACCTGACCGAGCGCATCAGGTCTCACGATCCGGTCGTCACGCCGGGCATGATCGCAGCCCACGTGGTTGAGCGAAGCCTCGGTGAGCGCGTACGCCAAACCGCACAACGCCGCAACAGCCTCGAACAGCTACGCCTGCGCTTCACCGCAGTATTTCAGACGCTTCCAGAAACCTCCCCGGTAGAGCCTGACGCTGACCAGATCTGGGCTGTGCTGCAGCGGACCGGATGGACTGCCCGCATGCTCGCCGCGTCCGATCCGGCGAACCTCGTCAGGCAGGCGGTAGACGTCATCGCCCGGTTGCCTGCCGAAGGCAGCCGCCTCGATCGACGGTTGCTCGCCGAGTCGGTTACCCGCAATCCGCATGCCCTTGACGCCGGGACGTTGCCCGGGCTCGTCCTTGCCGTCATGGCAGCCGCCGGCACCATCCCTACCGGATTGGCTCCGCGAGCGGCATGGACCGCGCTCGGCGTCGACTATGACGACCTCACCGGAGGTCTGCTAGCATTCGGAATCCAGCCGCTCGGGTGGGTGCTGCCCGCAGACGCCGTAGTCACCCTTCCACCGCGCGAGCTCGTGAACCGTAGCTGGCCACATCCACCACCAGACGGCGGGTGCGTCTTCGTCACCGAGAATCCGTCGATCGTCGGCGCCGCCGCAGATCTTGTCGCCGCAAGTCCGCAGTCATCGAAACCCATCCGTCTGTTATGTACCGTTGGTACGCCTTCGGCTTCCGAGATCGACGCGATCGGCAGACTGGCGGCACAAGGCTGGCAAATCGCGGTCCGCGCTGACTTCGACCCCGCGGGTCTGCGACATGTCGCGTCGCTTCTGCGCGGCGTCCCGACTGCCCGCCCATGGCGGATGGGCGCACGGGATTATCTCGACTGCCTAGCCGGACTCTCCAACGCCGACCGCGTCCGGCTTCCGGAGCAAGCCGTCCTGGAGACGCCATGGGATGCCGAACTCGGCCGTGTCATGGGGGAGCAGAAGGCCGTCGCGTACGAAGAGGGCCTGATCGAGGCACTTCTCGCCGACCTGACCGCCGATCGAAATGGCCCTAAGCGGCTGCGCGCCTCATAG
- a CDS encoding DUF3140 domain-containing protein, with the protein MNRNSRQLRDSLAASPSVYGQEALGVPREEPEGDPGDLGWRVVEVLGKRRTDVTEADVEVMARTIGLIEIRLANPPTRDSDAEQWRRGLMLLGHDPLDSG; encoded by the coding sequence GTGAACAGGAACTCGAGGCAGCTGCGGGACTCGCTGGCGGCCAGCCCGTCCGTCTACGGCCAGGAGGCACTTGGCGTGCCGCGTGAGGAACCCGAGGGTGATCCAGGCGACCTGGGCTGGCGGGTCGTCGAGGTGCTCGGCAAACGCCGGACCGACGTGACCGAAGCAGACGTCGAGGTCATGGCCCGGACCATCGGGCTCATCGAAATCCGGCTGGCGAATCCGCCAACGCGGGACAGCGACGCTGAACAATGGCGGCGCGGGCTCATGTTGCTCGGCCACGACCCGCTCGATTCGGGCTGA
- a CDS encoding helicase-related protein has product MQYAVPRIRSAVLATRPLRPYAHQDEAVFIHMLAQPRLRFLLADEPGTGKTIMTGMYLAEGARRGLIPGRTVIVVPAHLVEKWRRDLRRYFAIEADRLTPELARDPKDLDPRVSVWVVSVDLYTYNGDVRRKVAGARASWSLAVFDEAHRLTPTSQYLTAARELAARTHHLLLLTATPHRGKEGFFRGLLNLLDPTLYPWDPRQTDYETALRPSTLSFLRRMKEELKDLEGRPLFPPRYAETVPVDLTGPEQAAYTAVMDYVDSFYGENATLARSIYGKRAASSMVAAMATIRRREEALRGPASSRSDALVPEEFVGDGVNLQLEVADDEAWQRAEDAVVTARSKDKGKELDRIEAVLEALRVATAAGMPTKWLRTRELIERHGILPGNGQLLVFTEFADTARWLATIFIDAGFTADTLEGAVGHRERDQLQQRFLDGDFQVLVSTDAGGEGIDLQSANVMIDWDIPWSLVRLEQRMGRLHRIGQTRPVHIYHLVSPATREGRVQEVMLQNLESAGDALGGRIFDLLDATAARAGFDYGRALVEAQKSGITAHIPMPGAQELLAAARELVADEDRLHTPANTAAAMARFRADRLEAINPVIVDTFFDQLARSHSWQLGPGPAKGIRKVTSRAPLPAALGGSTSRLVAADGASVRQAINEGAHGLDEVVVLGPTEEPFAELVDLALRDGEAELIRGTYLVDTAALTSYTLLIYDAEVEVHDGIRRLRRKAPLLIRFSGAGAFEVAWESLMTLQPGTTDAAGGSLTPAIRIEGLSQAQAALTRELDRQRAERTAWVEKAREQLDQVEYRYLDELDELPAEVRRERREQFAILKADRVRQLEDIGKVTGTAPRVVGWAHVAAGARSAELGYDPDSENVAVATVLEELERLDYAVDDRQTAGVGYDLFARHRNTGEQRLVEVKGFHGELQAVWLERHEWAQAQQRGQDYWLYVVVDCAVSPTVVVRAQDPAGRLSTGPRRIERFQIKVSDLKRLMKGEQ; this is encoded by the coding sequence ATGCAGTACGCGGTACCCCGTATCCGTTCCGCAGTGCTGGCCACGAGGCCACTGCGGCCTTACGCGCACCAGGATGAGGCCGTCTTCATCCACATGCTCGCCCAGCCACGCCTGCGGTTCCTGCTCGCTGACGAGCCCGGCACCGGCAAGACCATCATGACCGGAATGTACCTAGCCGAGGGGGCTCGCCGAGGACTAATCCCCGGGCGCACCGTCATCGTCGTTCCGGCTCATCTAGTGGAGAAGTGGCGCCGGGACCTGCGCCGGTACTTCGCGATCGAGGCTGACCGGCTCACCCCGGAACTTGCCCGCGACCCAAAGGATCTCGACCCGCGCGTCAGCGTGTGGGTCGTCTCGGTTGATTTGTATACCTACAACGGCGACGTGCGTCGCAAAGTCGCGGGTGCCCGGGCCTCCTGGTCGCTTGCCGTCTTCGATGAGGCGCACAGGTTGACTCCTACCTCCCAGTACCTCACTGCGGCCCGGGAACTGGCGGCCCGCACCCATCATCTCTTGTTGCTCACGGCTACCCCGCATCGAGGCAAGGAAGGGTTCTTCCGAGGATTGCTTAATCTCCTCGACCCGACCCTCTATCCGTGGGATCCGCGGCAGACGGACTACGAAACAGCGCTGCGTCCTAGCACTTTGTCGTTCCTGCGTCGAATGAAAGAGGAGCTGAAGGACCTCGAGGGACGTCCGCTGTTCCCGCCGCGCTACGCCGAGACCGTCCCGGTCGACCTGACGGGCCCGGAGCAGGCGGCATACACCGCGGTCATGGACTACGTCGACAGCTTCTACGGCGAGAACGCCACGCTGGCGCGGTCCATCTATGGTAAGCGCGCCGCGTCGTCCATGGTCGCCGCCATGGCGACCATCCGTCGCCGCGAGGAGGCGCTTCGCGGCCCAGCAAGTAGCCGTTCCGACGCGCTTGTCCCCGAGGAGTTCGTCGGTGATGGGGTAAACCTACAGCTTGAGGTCGCAGACGATGAGGCGTGGCAGCGAGCTGAGGACGCCGTGGTCACAGCACGCAGTAAGGACAAGGGCAAGGAGCTCGACCGAATCGAAGCCGTCCTTGAGGCGCTGCGGGTGGCCACCGCCGCAGGTATGCCGACCAAGTGGTTGCGCACGCGCGAGCTCATAGAGCGACACGGGATCCTCCCTGGGAACGGCCAGTTGCTGGTGTTCACCGAATTCGCAGACACCGCGCGTTGGCTGGCAACCATATTCATTGACGCCGGCTTCACTGCCGACACGCTCGAAGGTGCGGTAGGACACCGGGAGCGAGACCAGCTGCAGCAGCGGTTCCTCGACGGTGACTTCCAGGTGCTGGTTAGCACCGATGCTGGCGGCGAAGGCATCGACCTTCAGAGTGCGAATGTCATGATCGACTGGGACATTCCCTGGTCTCTTGTCCGCCTCGAACAGCGTATGGGGCGGTTGCACCGCATCGGCCAGACCCGGCCGGTGCACATCTATCACCTGGTTTCGCCGGCTACCCGCGAAGGCCGTGTCCAAGAGGTCATGCTCCAGAATCTGGAGAGCGCTGGCGATGCGCTCGGCGGTCGGATATTCGACCTGCTGGACGCGACTGCCGCCCGCGCAGGGTTCGACTACGGCCGCGCCCTCGTCGAGGCCCAGAAGTCTGGGATTACCGCACACATCCCCATGCCCGGTGCGCAGGAGTTGCTCGCAGCAGCCCGTGAGCTTGTGGCTGATGAGGACCGACTGCATACACCAGCGAACACCGCAGCTGCGATGGCGCGGTTCCGCGCCGACCGGCTGGAAGCCATCAACCCGGTCATCGTGGACACATTTTTCGACCAGCTTGCCCGCTCCCACAGCTGGCAGCTAGGGCCGGGGCCGGCAAAGGGAATCCGCAAAGTAACCTCGCGTGCTCCGCTGCCCGCTGCGCTCGGCGGCTCCACTAGTCGGCTCGTCGCCGCCGACGGTGCATCGGTGCGGCAGGCCATCAATGAAGGTGCCCATGGCCTGGACGAGGTAGTCGTCCTCGGTCCGACTGAAGAACCGTTCGCCGAGCTGGTGGACCTCGCGCTGCGCGATGGCGAAGCCGAGCTGATCCGCGGCACCTATCTCGTCGACACCGCTGCCCTCACCAGCTACACGCTGCTCATCTACGACGCCGAGGTCGAAGTCCACGATGGCATTCGGCGGCTGCGCCGCAAAGCGCCGCTGCTCATCCGGTTTTCCGGTGCTGGAGCGTTTGAGGTCGCCTGGGAGTCGCTGATGACCCTGCAGCCCGGCACCACGGACGCCGCCGGCGGCAGCCTAACGCCGGCGATTCGCATCGAGGGGCTTTCACAGGCGCAGGCGGCACTGACGCGGGAACTCGACCGGCAGCGTGCCGAACGGACGGCGTGGGTGGAGAAGGCCCGCGAGCAGCTCGACCAGGTCGAATACCGCTACCTCGATGAGCTCGACGAGCTTCCCGCAGAGGTGCGGCGCGAGCGGCGCGAACAATTCGCCATCCTCAAGGCCGACCGTGTCAGGCAGCTCGAAGACATCGGCAAGGTCACCGGTACGGCGCCCCGCGTCGTCGGCTGGGCGCACGTCGCCGCTGGCGCCCGCAGTGCCGAGCTCGGGTACGACCCTGATAGCGAGAACGTAGCGGTTGCGACCGTCCTTGAGGAACTCGAGCGCCTGGACTACGCCGTCGACGACCGGCAGACCGCAGGCGTCGGCTACGACCTGTTTGCCCGCCACCGAAACACCGGCGAGCAGAGACTCGTCGAGGTGAAGGGGTTCCACGGCGAGCTCCAGGCAGTGTGGCTGGAGCGGCACGAGTGGGCGCAGGCTCAACAGCGCGGCCAGGACTACTGGCTGTACGTAGTCGTCGACTGCGCCGTTTCGCCCACTGTGGTCGTCCGGGCTCAGGATCCGGCCGGGCGACTTTCAACCGGGCCACGGCGCATCGAACGGTTCCAGATCAAGGTCAGCGACCTGAAGCGGCTAATGAAGGGCGAACAGTGA
- a CDS encoding DUF499 domain-containing protein — MTTTATPAPHWADVLELRSEVRTSEGSIGELQMSLYKAVYQTVDVPYRRVGYYGDITEPTPNLVGFFARVARRLGTGAEAPALFHLDQGMGGGKSHALVGLYHMASSPEEFFATELGQRVYDEAARGAAAMDLARATVVTLTADYFSPGSTNEVFGPATNLFERFVWALVGGDMDRYRRYIDAGPNKGTIQQALTESGRPVLILLDELMDYVLALSDVAHIDTMPGEKAFLNALMDACDDVPRVAFVVVMIRSELDERGYPPQALDFRDYVAARLVRNGQTVAVTEAQDFSAIIRRRLFELPEHDLPVHDLTRRYAVAAEQAWREKVFDKLGPNRGLSGFEERTAASYPFHPELMRLVREEWAQVSGFQRVRSTVAIFARTALHWVTEHKAGRWSPLLIGIGDIPLTVALEQLLSSGLLLSNDRAIQGYRAVASTDITSTDGRTGRAVVVDASLRQDGVTVAQPAPAVRMATALLCYSIVGRPQGRRGATKAELLAAIFGPAGAAVPYPAADEVFNKLTGDEGLGALEVTTPTNAPARWHLSIKQTLRMYFTAAMALVPPEARGKLVWHEAQRLASKGTFDDLVLVDKPGDDRAPLDKVFEGVDSAENRLVLLDPRRWTLLNGKDSASRDDITALLGLGDHPLRVDNAASCVVACVNTQRRDIALKRAAEVLAWREVITQLTDDTEDELRDARSKHDDAAAKLRRDVERAYQHYAYLVRAGELYVEFKRFDDDSRTALNGGHVWTALLEAGRATLPSALSAGYLAALLDGFDRALTPREVVQSFYKNSSFPLVTSTDEIRRVLFELLITGWELIDADGNPLSITSPGQISINSISQTVRRRVEQPGRIPKPRVQTVDTLVPSGMVAAGGGASVVRDDEYRADPEPSTYTPPRPSEPAVYKRYRIELTNRSITSADTRDQAWQLLKELAKVIDSANRADHQLLSLDLTLVTAEGDQGQLEAKAHVLGAQVRVEDDDF; from the coding sequence GTGACTACGACTGCCACACCTGCTCCGCATTGGGCGGATGTACTCGAGCTGCGCTCCGAGGTACGTACCTCTGAGGGGTCCATCGGCGAGCTGCAGATGAGCTTGTACAAGGCCGTGTACCAGACTGTGGATGTGCCCTACCGTAGGGTCGGCTACTACGGCGACATCACAGAGCCGACTCCCAACCTTGTCGGATTCTTCGCCCGCGTAGCCCGCCGGCTCGGCACTGGCGCCGAAGCCCCGGCCCTGTTCCACCTGGACCAGGGTATGGGAGGCGGCAAGAGCCACGCGCTCGTCGGGCTGTACCACATGGCGAGCAGCCCGGAGGAGTTCTTCGCCACCGAGCTTGGCCAACGGGTGTACGACGAGGCAGCACGCGGTGCGGCCGCCATGGACCTCGCTCGAGCTACTGTCGTCACGCTGACTGCGGACTACTTCAGCCCGGGGAGCACCAACGAGGTGTTCGGCCCGGCGACCAACCTGTTTGAGCGGTTCGTGTGGGCGCTGGTCGGCGGCGATATGGATCGCTACCGGCGCTACATTGACGCCGGTCCGAACAAGGGCACGATTCAGCAGGCGTTGACAGAGAGCGGCCGGCCAGTGCTCATCCTGCTGGACGAGCTCATGGATTACGTCCTGGCGCTCTCCGACGTGGCGCATATCGACACCATGCCGGGCGAAAAGGCGTTCCTGAACGCGCTGATGGACGCCTGCGACGACGTGCCGCGGGTGGCGTTCGTTGTCGTCATGATCCGCTCCGAGCTGGACGAGCGCGGCTACCCACCGCAAGCCCTGGACTTCCGCGACTACGTCGCTGCCCGGCTGGTGCGTAACGGCCAGACCGTGGCCGTCACGGAGGCACAAGACTTCTCCGCCATCATTCGTCGACGGCTGTTCGAGCTCCCCGAGCATGATCTTCCCGTCCACGACCTGACTCGCCGGTACGCCGTTGCGGCTGAGCAGGCCTGGCGCGAGAAGGTGTTCGACAAGCTTGGGCCAAACCGTGGCCTGTCCGGCTTCGAGGAGAGGACAGCAGCCAGCTACCCGTTCCATCCGGAGCTGATGCGACTGGTCCGCGAGGAATGGGCGCAGGTCTCCGGATTCCAGCGAGTCCGCTCCACCGTAGCTATCTTCGCCCGCACCGCACTTCACTGGGTCACTGAGCACAAGGCGGGGCGGTGGTCGCCGCTGCTGATCGGCATCGGGGACATTCCGCTCACTGTTGCCCTCGAGCAGTTGCTGTCGTCCGGGCTGCTGCTCAGCAATGACCGGGCCATCCAGGGCTATCGGGCTGTTGCCAGCACCGACATCACTAGCACAGACGGCCGTACCGGCCGCGCCGTCGTCGTTGACGCATCGCTCCGCCAAGATGGCGTGACCGTAGCGCAGCCCGCGCCAGCCGTCCGGATGGCCACCGCCCTGCTGTGCTACTCGATCGTCGGTCGGCCGCAAGGTCGGCGGGGCGCCACAAAGGCGGAACTGCTGGCTGCCATCTTCGGGCCAGCTGGTGCCGCGGTGCCCTACCCTGCCGCCGACGAAGTGTTCAACAAGCTCACCGGCGACGAAGGGCTCGGCGCGTTGGAGGTCACCACGCCGACCAACGCACCAGCACGGTGGCACCTGTCGATCAAGCAGACACTGCGGATGTATTTCACCGCAGCGATGGCGTTAGTGCCACCAGAGGCCCGGGGGAAGCTGGTTTGGCACGAGGCGCAGCGGCTCGCATCGAAGGGCACCTTCGACGACCTTGTGCTGGTGGATAAACCAGGAGACGACCGGGCGCCGCTGGACAAGGTGTTCGAGGGCGTCGACAGTGCCGAGAACCGCCTTGTGCTCCTCGACCCGCGTCGATGGACACTGCTCAACGGCAAGGACTCCGCCAGCCGCGACGACATCACCGCATTGCTCGGGCTCGGTGACCACCCGCTGCGTGTCGACAACGCCGCTAGCTGTGTGGTCGCCTGCGTCAACACCCAGCGCCGCGACATTGCGCTGAAGCGGGCCGCGGAGGTCCTCGCCTGGCGCGAGGTGATCACGCAACTTACCGACGACACCGAGGACGAGCTCCGGGACGCCCGCAGCAAGCACGACGACGCGGCGGCGAAGCTGCGCCGTGATGTCGAACGTGCGTACCAGCATTACGCCTATCTAGTCCGTGCCGGGGAGCTGTACGTCGAGTTCAAGCGGTTCGATGATGACAGCCGGACCGCGCTTAATGGCGGACACGTGTGGACCGCGCTCCTCGAGGCGGGTCGGGCCACGCTGCCTTCAGCGCTGTCCGCTGGGTACCTGGCCGCGCTCCTGGACGGATTTGATCGTGCGCTGACTCCACGTGAGGTCGTGCAATCGTTCTATAAGAACTCGTCATTCCCGCTGGTCACCTCAACGGATGAGATCCGCCGTGTCCTTTTCGAACTGCTGATCACCGGCTGGGAACTTATTGACGCTGACGGTAACCCGCTGTCGATCACAAGCCCTGGACAGATCTCCATCAACTCGATCAGCCAGACCGTGCGCCGCCGGGTCGAACAGCCGGGTCGGATCCCAAAGCCGCGTGTCCAAACGGTGGACACGTTGGTGCCCAGCGGGATGGTCGCGGCTGGAGGCGGCGCCTCGGTAGTTAGAGACGATGAGTACCGCGCCGATCCTGAACCATCCACCTACACGCCACCACGGCCCTCCGAGCCGGCCGTATACAAGCGATACAGGATCGAGCTGACCAATCGCAGCATCACAAGTGCTGACACGCGCGATCAGGCATGGCAGCTGCTGAAGGAGCTTGCAAAGGTCATCGACAGCGCCAACAGGGCTGATCATCAGCTGCTGAGCCTCGATCTCACCCTGGTTACCGCCGAAGGAGATCAGGGACAGCTCGAAGCGAAGGCTCACGTTCTGGGCGCACAGGTACGCGTCGAAGACGACGACTTCTGA
- a CDS encoding RNA-binding domain-containing protein → MPPNLDKFRQVFFGRFPEAAKLDKALRTSANRTPLFFFHESSDPDLKRCWLVLGRLGPEMEASFSINGEVLLLFSPYDDFQRRTFNKLMSEARKEVAAAQRRIYGTVRFTPDSHLALISSQDPALDKHIKAWNADRSSSLVASIPALDGDIDAVGPLLRRSIANVLASRDLYGGKDPVSGRDFFGRIDTIQTVTAELRSGHSVGLFGLRRSGKTSLLRELQYREESAGLALVLTDLESADSIDEVPHQMSRDLVDALRGIRQSRSDVWLGPESDHGAATFGALSARLIRIAKKNPDLLFVAAIDEVENLRRLARESPDKVRLFLGALRRAAQASDNISLFFTGLTTEFFDQSMIAGEVDNPLFGFVDSHYLPPFSKSESAELVRDLGSLMMLDWSPEALASVHQFTGGFPFFVRDLSSAVRKLVLEERPPDSDLAGRLDVHEHHVARAYATWTDGAGKKWSEILRSLASYHPVMEEMLRAKSEHQMSEWRNIGIEGDAAVSALTKLGLVYVDEEGRLRWSESLGALKALGGKTEAPLADIQTKIGLRDLLAQPESAHLEFKSTARWNLRSEKKDPAIEDAVLKTVAAFLNTDGGTLIIGVDDGGIVRGITEDLRTCRDSMDQYERWLMGNLLSDRIGADVISQYVRFRSVSLDGKVVVVLEAAKSENIVWVTTGSDEALYVRNGNETRQLSGKKIIEFAQLRK, encoded by the coding sequence ATGCCGCCCAATCTCGATAAGTTTCGGCAAGTCTTCTTCGGTAGATTCCCGGAGGCCGCGAAGCTCGATAAGGCACTAAGAACATCGGCTAACAGGACGCCACTCTTCTTTTTTCACGAGTCAAGTGATCCTGACCTTAAGAGGTGCTGGCTTGTTCTCGGACGTTTAGGCCCAGAAATGGAGGCAAGCTTTTCCATTAATGGCGAAGTGCTGTTGCTGTTCAGTCCTTATGACGACTTCCAGCGACGGACATTTAACAAACTCATGAGCGAAGCCAGGAAGGAGGTTGCGGCGGCGCAGCGGCGCATATATGGTACCGTGCGGTTTACGCCCGATTCTCATTTGGCACTGATCTCGTCCCAAGACCCAGCTCTAGACAAACACATCAAAGCGTGGAATGCCGACAGGTCCTCTTCGCTGGTAGCTAGCATCCCTGCACTCGACGGTGACATCGACGCCGTTGGGCCACTTTTGCGGAGATCGATTGCTAATGTGCTGGCATCGAGGGATCTGTACGGAGGCAAGGACCCGGTATCGGGTAGAGACTTTTTCGGTCGAATAGACACGATACAGACCGTAACCGCCGAACTTAGGAGCGGCCATTCAGTTGGTCTATTTGGACTGCGCCGCTCCGGCAAGACATCACTGCTCCGCGAACTGCAATACAGGGAAGAATCGGCGGGCCTTGCGCTGGTGCTCACGGACCTGGAATCGGCAGATTCGATCGACGAAGTCCCGCATCAAATGTCGCGAGACCTTGTGGACGCATTGCGTGGCATTCGTCAATCTCGCTCAGACGTTTGGCTCGGGCCCGAAAGCGATCACGGAGCTGCAACCTTTGGCGCTCTGTCCGCACGCCTCATCCGAATAGCGAAGAAGAACCCAGATCTTCTTTTCGTGGCTGCGATTGACGAGGTAGAGAACCTACGCCGACTTGCGCGAGAATCACCGGACAAGGTTCGCCTGTTTCTTGGTGCGCTTCGACGGGCGGCGCAGGCATCGGACAACATTTCCTTGTTCTTCACTGGGTTGACGACTGAGTTCTTTGATCAAAGCATGATCGCAGGCGAGGTCGATAACCCATTGTTTGGTTTTGTTGACTCACACTATCTCCCGCCCTTCAGTAAATCGGAATCGGCTGAGCTAGTTAGGGACCTGGGAAGCCTGATGATGCTCGACTGGTCACCAGAAGCGCTCGCTTCCGTGCATCAGTTCACGGGAGGGTTTCCCTTCTTCGTACGAGACCTTTCATCAGCAGTGCGGAAGCTTGTACTAGAGGAACGCCCTCCAGATTCCGACCTGGCGGGCCGACTCGATGTGCATGAGCATCACGTTGCGCGTGCATATGCCACCTGGACGGACGGTGCTGGGAAGAAATGGTCTGAGATTCTGCGTTCACTTGCCTCGTACCATCCGGTGATGGAGGAAATGTTGCGCGCTAAATCTGAGCACCAAATGAGCGAATGGAGAAACATCGGCATTGAGGGCGACGCGGCAGTTTCTGCGCTCACCAAGCTGGGATTGGTCTACGTTGACGAAGAAGGGCGGTTGAGATGGTCCGAGAGCCTTGGCGCGCTGAAGGCTCTTGGTGGCAAGACGGAAGCGCCTTTGGCTGATATCCAAACAAAGATCGGTCTTCGTGACCTTCTGGCTCAACCGGAGAGCGCCCACCTTGAGTTTAAATCGACAGCTCGATGGAACCTTCGGAGCGAGAAGAAGGACCCTGCCATAGAGGATGCGGTCCTCAAGACAGTCGCGGCGTTTCTCAACACGGATGGTGGGACCCTTATCATCGGAGTGGATGATGGCGGTATAGTTCGGGGAATCACTGAAGACCTCCGGACATGTCGCGACAGCATGGATCAATACGAGCGGTGGCTTATGGGCAACCTGTTATCGGATCGCATCGGAGCTGACGTGATTTCTCAGTACGTGAGATTCAGGTCGGTTTCCCTTGATGGAAAAGTTGTCGTCGTGCTTGAGGCGGCAAAGTCCGAGAATATTGTTTGGGTCACTACTGGGAGCGATGAAGCGCTTTACGTCAGGAACGGCAATGAGACAAGGCAGCTGTCCGGCAAGAAGATTATTGAATTCGCTCAACTGCGCAAATAG
- a CDS encoding DUF456 domain-containing protein, with product MDLTDTQSTLTLVCALAILIGTVGVVVPVVPGLVLSWAAVLVWALFSDAGWGRWLVLFIATFVALAGTAAKYAWPGRRLKQSGVPNWSLVAGGLLGIVGFFVVPVVGLPLGFVLGILLAEWVRQRDLKPAWAATWHAVKAVGLSMLIELAAALIIAVTWVVGAMAA from the coding sequence GTGGACCTGACCGATACGCAGAGCACGCTGACCCTCGTCTGCGCCTTGGCGATCCTGATTGGAACCGTCGGAGTAGTGGTTCCAGTCGTCCCAGGTTTGGTGTTGAGTTGGGCTGCCGTGCTCGTCTGGGCGTTGTTCTCCGACGCGGGCTGGGGCCGCTGGCTCGTGCTGTTCATCGCGACCTTCGTCGCCCTGGCTGGCACCGCCGCCAAGTACGCCTGGCCCGGCCGCCGCCTCAAGCAGAGCGGCGTGCCGAACTGGTCGCTCGTCGCGGGCGGTCTGCTCGGCATCGTCGGCTTCTTCGTCGTCCCCGTCGTCGGCCTGCCGCTCGGCTTCGTCCTCGGCATCCTGCTCGCCGAATGGGTCCGCCAACGCGACCTCAAGCCGGCCTGGGCCGCGACGTGGCACGCCGTCAAAGCCGTCGGCCTGTCCATGCTGATCGAGCTGGCCGCCGCCCTGATCATCGCCGTCACCTGGGTCGTCGGCGCCATGGCCGCTTGA
- a CDS encoding GNAT family N-acetyltransferase, producing the protein MDDVVISLFDSTSGRELVDAICDVYDEVFSAPPFFWRDDESDLHRDRLIGLFDDPSFGLAVAMEGDDLVGFAYGFTVPSDTQRWHRLVEQVDPEVAREWPGRTFMLFDYAVLAAHRGRGIGRRLHDVLLASRSEERATLTVQPTALETKRLYERWGWRTIGQIEGGPTAAAPLFDCYLRDSLDDLRESS; encoded by the coding sequence ATGGATGACGTGGTGATCTCGCTATTCGACAGCACAAGCGGTCGTGAGCTGGTTGACGCGATCTGCGACGTCTATGACGAGGTGTTCTCGGCGCCGCCGTTCTTCTGGCGGGACGATGAGTCCGATCTTCATCGTGATCGGCTCATCGGGCTGTTCGATGATCCGTCCTTTGGCCTTGCTGTCGCGATGGAGGGTGACGACCTCGTGGGCTTCGCATACGGCTTCACGGTCCCGTCGGACACGCAGCGTTGGCATCGCCTGGTAGAGCAAGTGGACCCCGAGGTCGCCCGGGAGTGGCCGGGCCGGACGTTCATGCTCTTCGACTATGCGGTCTTGGCCGCCCATCGCGGACGGGGCATTGGCAGGAGGCTACACGACGTTCTGCTTGCGAGTCGATCGGAGGAGCGTGCGACGCTGACAGTCCAGCCAACTGCCCTCGAGACTAAGCGCCTCTATGAACGGTGGGGCTGGCGGACGATCGGCCAGATCGAGGGCGGACCGACGGCTGCAGCACCACTGTTCGACTGCTACCTTCGCGACAGCTTAGACGATCTCCGTGAGTCGAGTTAG